Below is a window of Geomonas oryzisoli DNA.
CACGAGGTTCAAGTCTAGCAAACCGAAAACTATTGGCCACGGAGAAATTCTGAGGAAATCTGAGAGAAGCACGAGACGTTACAAAGGCGTCCAGTCGGGAGCAGATTCGGGGGGGACACGAGGAAGGCAGGAGAGACAAAAGAGTATTCCTGGAAGATCTTATTGAGGATCCCGGCCGCCCCTTTTGGCGAATCAGGGGCGGCCGGCTCATCGAAAATCTCAGGTGCGGGGGGGCAACTCCTACTTGGCCGGGGCGTGGCGGATGCCAAGCATCATGCGGCCGGGGCCGGGGACGCCGGTGGGAACGAAGGCTACCTGGTCGCCGGGATGCACTTCATGATCCAGGCTGTAGGCCTTGTGGTTCACGAAAACGGCCTCGATCTTCTCCATGGGAAGACCAAGGTCGCGGGCGATGGCCTCCGCGGGACAGCCCTCGTCGGGAACCGCCACCTCGGCCTGGGAAGGAAGACCGTGGTCTTTCCTGAAGGTGTGCAGCAGGCCGAACATCCTTACCGTCGTGTTTGCTTTTGAAGACATGACTTACTCCT
It encodes the following:
- a CDS encoding MoaD/ThiS family protein → MSSKANTTVRMFGLLHTFRKDHGLPSQAEVAVPDEGCPAEAIARDLGLPMEKIEAVFVNHKAYSLDHEVHPGDQVAFVPTGVPGPGRMMLGIRHAPAK